In Schistocerca serialis cubense isolate TAMUIC-IGC-003099 chromosome 8, iqSchSeri2.2, whole genome shotgun sequence, one genomic interval encodes:
- the LOC126416829 gene encoding uncharacterized protein LOC126416829 — translation MSIQLCQAFPVNVYNRFKKIHLRLHKTIQHIKFNRTCKKNDLIPSYINVKVKNSSTVAQKSKSFAERYWLLHEIKMLYSKKHHLNMMLYETHLELAKNVGNAAVFMALVEKTEHNTYIAMKHLQNKHKHKIMKLTVKKTQKYIYILNVKPHEHQHSFHPRLVNLTETELHENEKMLLEKGLKHCTNSKVNNQYIENLIVETEHILTREEQQNNCEINIGLTRELVKEEIKGIIKQTQQTHNKNNQTEAATMKRLKQKLTNNNVLITRADKGNVTVLMDKEQYITKTKEYINTNAIQKLKSDPTTRFQANVKRTLKNIEHTLTDKQKYYLTQKNPQAPTLRSQPKIHKDGMPMRPVINFKKAPTYRIAKHLQKLVTKHYKVENNRTLINTGNLIENIQNIQVPHTASLISFDIENMYTSIPITETIEIIEQNLSSHSNLTTDAIKEITDMLRLTTEQNYFQFEEEYYLQTDGLPMGSPISGTLANIFISHLENQIFDKITTNESFKIIYWYRYVDDIICLIDEPSEKIDELHSEINKAHKNIKFTLEKEKENQINFLDITIKKENGKHTFNIFRKPTATDTIIHSTSNHPQSQKFAALRHMLHRLNRFPLSKRNYEQEMNTIIQIARNNGYDTHVVHRLNQKIKTQIKNKHNISTIQKNSQDENLQTHSTNTHNDNTTQKRTRWYTMTYTHKLTHRVANILKRQGFKIAYKPGQTLQSHLITLDRIKPVFPQNENERRQKNQQQEVFLYPMNTSMN, via the coding sequence atgtcaatacagctatgtcaagcattccctgtcaacgtgtacaacaggttcaagaaaatacatctgagactccataagacgatacagcatataaaattcaacagaacatgcaaaaagaacgatttaattccaagctacattaatgtaaaggttaaaaacagttctacagtggcacaaaagtcgaaatcatttgcagaacgatattggttactacatgaaattaagatgctctactcGAAAAAACatcacctaaacatgatgctctatgagactcatctagaattggcaaaaaacgtaggaaacgccgcagttttcatggcactagtagaaaaaactgagcacaacacatacatagcaatgaaacatttacaaaacaaacataaacacaagataatgaaactaacagtaaaaaagacgcaaaaatacatttacattttaaatgtgaaaccacatgaacaccaacactcattccatccacgtttagttaacctaacagagacagaactacacgaaaacgaaaaaatgctcttggaaaaaggtttgaaacactgcaccaatagcaaggtgaacaatcaatacatagaaaatctcatagtagaaaccgaacacatccttacacgtgaagaacaacaaaataattgtgaaataaacataggactgacaagagaactagtaaaagaagaaataaaaggcataataaaacaaacacagcagacacacaataagaacaaccaaacagaagcagctactatgaaaaggttaaaacaaaagttaacaaacaacaacgtattaataacaagagcagacaagggaaatgtaacagtactcatggataaagagcaatacatcacaaaaaccaaggaatacataaacaccaacgcaatacaaaaactgaagtcagatcctactacacgattccaggcaaatgtgaaacgaacactgaaaaacattgaacacacactcacagacaaacaaaaatactacttaacgCAGAAAAACcctcaagcaccaacactccgcagtcaaccaaaaatacataaagacggaatgccaatgagacctgttatcaacttcaagaaagccccaacataccgcatagccaaacacctccaaaagttagttacaaaacactataaagtagaaaacaacagaacactgataaacacaggaaacctaatagaaaatatacagaacatacaggtaccacacacagcatcactgatttcattcgatatagaaaatatgtatacctccatccctatcacagaaacaatagaaatcatagaacaaaatctctcatcccacagcaacctcaccacagacgcaataaaagaaataacagatatgctcagactgacaactgaacaaaactactttcagtttgaggaagaatattatctacaaactgatggactgcccatgggatccccaatatcaggaacactagcaaacattttcatcagtcaccttgaaaatcagatatttgataagataaccacaaatgaaagtttcaaaatcatatattggtacagatacgtggatgacattatttgtttgatagacgagccaagtgaaaaaatagatgaactccattcagaaataaacaaagctcataagaacataaaattcacacttgaaaaagaaaaagaaaatcaaataaattttcttgacattacaattaaaaaagaaaatggaaaacatacatttaacatctttagaaaaccaacagccacggacacaataatacattccacatccaaccacccccaaagccagaaatttgcagcactaagacacatgttacatagattaaacagattcccactcagtaagagaaactatgaacaagaaatgaacacgatcatacaaatagctaggaacaacgggtatgacacacatgtggtacacaggctcaatcaaaaaataaaaacacaaataaaaaacaaacacaacatttccacaatacaaaagaactcacaagatgaaaacttacaaacacactcaacaaacacacacaatgacaacaccacacagaaaagaaccagatggtacaccatgacctacacacataaactaacacacagagttgcaaacatcctaaagagacagggcttcaaaatagcatataagcctgggcaaacccttcaatcacacctaa